Proteins found in one Methanosarcinales archaeon genomic segment:
- a CDS encoding ArsR family transcriptional regulator: protein MKLKDVEIIVMNDEEYGDHLNKLFEKVKEGKISESEPHKIVSRTTEDIGKILTHERIRLLHIIREKKPESISELARILDRKESNVHNDLTFLEGIGLLEIKKGKNHVKKVPVVDYDALHITVPLTA from the coding sequence ATGAAATTAAAGGACGTTGAAATTATAGTCATGAATGATGAAGAATATGGGGATCATTTGAATAAGTTATTTGAAAAAGTTAAAGAAGGCAAGATAAGTGAATCTGAACCTCATAAAATAGTATCTCGTACAACAGAGGATATTGGAAAAATATTAACCCATGAAAGAATTCGCTTACTTCATATAATAAGGGAGAAGAAACCAGAATCAATCAGTGAACTTGCAAGGATACTGGATCGCAAAGAATCAAATGTTCATAACGACCTTACTTTTCTTGAGGGGATTGGTCTTCTTGAGATAAAAAAAGGAAAAAATCATGTTAAGAAAGTCCCCGTTGTTGATTATGATGCATTACATATTACAGTTCC